A section of the Humulus lupulus chromosome 2, drHumLupu1.1, whole genome shotgun sequence genome encodes:
- the LOC133818365 gene encoding uncharacterized protein LOC133818365: MDIVKDSNNSSKKAMKLLLSLSAISFIFSYSSLLVPFLVNSFTHVYFSAFTKQSSSFTSSPPLDKTYVFLLFNGILVIIVKNSGLIGNTKSSDGVVSANMIGKTTPSSKLSSDSKKPVVEREIIQNQQLIMTEVNRIVVVEEDEELNKIEAEEEEEEYELPSSDEFNKKCEDFIRRVKEEIMSEAR, encoded by the coding sequence ATGGACATTGTCAAGGACTCAAACAATAGTTCCAAGAAAGCCATGAAATTGTTACTTTCATTATCAGCCATATCTTTCATTTTCTCTTACTCCTCTCTACTCGTTCCATTCCTTGTAAACTCCTTCACACATGTCTACTTTTCTGCATTTACCAAACAGTCCTCTTCCTTCACAAGCTCCCCTCCTTTGGACAAAACCTACGTTTTCCTTCTCTTCAATGGAATCTTAGTCATAATCGTCAAGAACTCTGGTCTCATCGGGAATACTAAATCTTCAGACGGCGTCGTTTCGGCCAACATGATTGGTAAAACCACACCATCGTCAAAACTCTCCTCTGATTCAAAGAAACCGGTCGTCGAAAGAGAAATTATTCAAAATCAACAGCTTATAATGACAGAGGTGAACAGGATTGTAGTTGTAGAAGAAGATGAGGAATTAAACAAGATTGAAgcagaggaagaagaagaagaatatgagcTACCGAGTTCAGATGAATTTAACAAGAAATGTGAAGATTTCATTAGAAGGGTTAAAGAAGAAATTATGTCTGAAGCACGATAG